The following are from one region of the bacterium genome:
- the truB gene encoding tRNA pseudouridine(55) synthase TruB, with the protein MARRNNRKRRPEPPGPSGFLVVDKPSGMTSHDVVDAARKWLGTRRVGHLGTLDPQATGVLPLAIRAATKLIPFIEGGAKGYDGTIVLGSETDTLDHEGEVTARFDGELPDRETVEKALAAFKGDVQQVPPMYSAVKKDGVPLHKLAREGKEVERDPKWITIDALEMTRFESPELDVRVLCSAGTYVRVLAADLGKALGCGAHLGGLRRTRSGPFVLEEAKTFERIEAAVEAGTVDELLVSPEEALGFPVLELNRDQRIRLVNGGDIPAGELHNRKPGTRVSVLGEGGDFLAVGEIRADHRLWPLRVLPLEG; encoded by the coding sequence ATGGCAAGACGAAACAATCGCAAGCGCCGTCCCGAGCCGCCGGGGCCCTCGGGCTTCCTGGTCGTCGACAAGCCGTCGGGAATGACGTCCCACGACGTCGTGGACGCGGCACGGAAATGGCTCGGCACGCGTCGTGTCGGTCATCTCGGGACCCTCGATCCGCAGGCGACCGGAGTCCTTCCCCTCGCGATCCGCGCCGCGACGAAGCTGATTCCCTTCATCGAGGGCGGCGCGAAGGGCTACGACGGCACGATCGTCCTCGGCTCGGAGACCGACACCCTCGATCACGAAGGCGAGGTCACCGCGCGCTTCGACGGGGAGCTTCCCGACCGTGAGACCGTCGAGAAGGCGCTCGCCGCGTTCAAGGGCGACGTGCAGCAGGTGCCGCCGATGTACAGCGCGGTCAAGAAGGACGGCGTCCCGCTCCACAAGCTCGCCCGGGAGGGCAAGGAGGTGGAGCGCGATCCCAAGTGGATCACGATCGACGCCCTCGAGATGACGCGCTTCGAGTCGCCGGAGCTCGACGTGCGGGTGCTGTGCTCGGCCGGGACCTACGTACGCGTCCTCGCGGCGGATCTCGGGAAGGCGCTCGGCTGCGGAGCCCACCTCGGCGGTCTCCGCCGGACCCGCTCCGGCCCCTTCGTCCTCGAAGAGGCGAAGACGTTCGAGCGGATCGAGGCGGCCGTCGAAGCGGGCACGGTCGACGAGCTGCTCGTCTCGCCCGAGGAAGCGCTGGGATTCCCGGTCCTCGAGCTGAACCGGGACCAGCGGATCCGTCTCGTGAACGGCGGCGACATCCCGGCGGGCGAGCTCCACAACCGCAAGCCCGGGACCCGGGTCTCGGTCCTCGGGGAGGGCGGCGATTTTCTCGCGGTCGGGGAGATCCGGGCGGACCACCGTCTCTGGCCCCTGCGCGTGCTCCCCCTCGAAGGCTGA
- the dut gene encoding dUTP diphosphatase has protein sequence MGEPDTDDVLCAGQRVRVEILREAHAADLPLPQAESEAAAGVDLRAAVTEPVTLAPGERRLIPTGLRIALPVGFEAQVRPRSGLALRHGILIPNSPGTVDADYRGELQVLLMNGGAEDFEISRGDRIAQLVVAAVARPLWVEVEALPETERGEGGWGHTGRR, from the coding sequence ATGGGTGAGCCCGACACCGACGATGTCCTCTGCGCGGGCCAGCGCGTGCGGGTCGAGATCCTGCGCGAGGCCCACGCCGCCGATCTTCCGCTGCCCCAGGCCGAGTCCGAGGCCGCGGCGGGCGTCGATCTGCGCGCCGCGGTGACCGAGCCGGTGACCCTGGCTCCAGGAGAACGGCGGTTGATTCCGACGGGGCTGCGCATCGCGCTGCCCGTCGGCTTCGAGGCCCAGGTGCGTCCCCGGAGCGGATTGGCGCTCCGGCATGGCATACTCATCCCGAACTCGCCGGGGACGGTCGATGCCGACTATCGGGGCGAGCTCCAGGTGCTCCTGATGAACGGGGGCGCCGAGGATTTCGAGATCAGCCGCGGAGACCGGATCGCTCAGCTCGTCGTCGCCGCCGTGGCGCGGCCGCTCTGGGTCGAGGTGGAGGCGCTCCCGGAAACGGAGCGCGGCGAGGGTGGCTGGGGCCACACCGGCCGCCGCTGA
- a CDS encoding phosphatidate cytidylyltransferase, giving the protein MSEGASQQDVEPRPTLADASATADPARAAAEAAAKKASRRKDLLTRLATAAVLIPFVIWAIVQGGLIYLAIVIGIGLLAQHEFYGLIVDKGAKPIGSVGLAFGLAVMVLAYFGTEYQAMLAMTATLLSLMVAQLGKNEIHEAMASISGTFFGVFYVAWLLSHAVLLRKFDAAAAAHQDPALLVTLGLTPQSGIFLMFFALVPVVLCDAGAYFAGRAWGRRKLAPEVSPNKSVEGALGGVIAGVLGGLATKWFFDTFFPDLSAALPWSIAIFFGFALCVVGIVGDLVESLLKRDAEVKDTGALLPGMGGVLDRIDAHLLGIPTMYYMMLGYIYLQAR; this is encoded by the coding sequence GTGAGCGAAGGCGCATCACAGCAGGACGTGGAGCCGCGGCCCACGCTCGCGGACGCGAGCGCGACCGCGGACCCGGCGCGCGCCGCCGCCGAGGCCGCCGCGAAGAAGGCGTCCCGCCGCAAAGACCTGCTCACCCGTCTCGCGACCGCCGCGGTGCTCATCCCCTTCGTGATCTGGGCGATCGTGCAGGGCGGTCTCATCTATCTCGCGATCGTGATCGGGATCGGACTCCTCGCCCAGCACGAGTTCTACGGCCTGATCGTCGACAAGGGCGCGAAGCCGATCGGGAGCGTGGGGCTGGCCTTCGGTCTCGCCGTGATGGTGCTCGCGTATTTCGGAACCGAGTACCAGGCGATGCTCGCGATGACCGCGACGCTCCTGTCGCTGATGGTCGCACAGCTCGGCAAGAACGAGATCCATGAGGCGATGGCCAGCATCTCGGGCACTTTCTTCGGCGTCTTCTACGTCGCCTGGCTGCTCTCCCACGCGGTCCTGCTCCGCAAGTTCGATGCCGCGGCGGCGGCGCACCAGGATCCGGCGCTCCTCGTGACGCTGGGGCTGACCCCGCAGAGCGGGATCTTCCTCATGTTCTTCGCCCTCGTGCCGGTCGTCCTCTGCGATGCCGGCGCCTATTTCGCCGGGCGCGCCTGGGGGCGGCGGAAGCTCGCGCCGGAAGTCTCCCCCAACAAGAGCGTCGAGGGCGCCCTCGGCGGGGTCATCGCCGGCGTGCTCGGCGGACTCGCGACGAAGTGGTTCTTCGACACCTTCTTCCCCGACCTGTCGGCGGCGCTTCCGTGGAGCATCGCGATCTTCTTCGGCTTCGCGCTCTGCGTGGTCGGCATCGTCGGCGACCTCGTCGAGTCGCTCCTGAAGCGCGACGCCGAGGTCAAGGACACCGGTGCGCTCCTGCCGGGCATGGGCGGCGTGCTCGACCGGATCGACGCGCACCTGCTCGGCATCCCGACCATGTACTACATGATGCTCGGGTACATCTATCTGCAGGCGCGCTGA
- a CDS encoding darcynin: MLRLTALLATVATSLAAPYAGAADAPKPLQSDESAYSIFMLVRATPAWLALSPKERFAFLEDEVQGRLEDHPGVALRFWDVEHLSARVSDVLLFETQDLSQYRSLIEGIRETLFWDHYFDVLEILPGIENGYAEHYEVAPFGADRRP; this comes from the coding sequence ATGCTCCGTCTCACTGCCCTCCTCGCCACCGTCGCCACCAGCCTCGCTGCCCCGTACGCGGGCGCAGCCGACGCGCCGAAGCCGTTGCAGAGCGACGAATCCGCCTACTCGATCTTCATGCTCGTGCGCGCGACCCCGGCGTGGCTCGCACTCTCACCGAAGGAGCGCTTCGCGTTCCTCGAGGACGAGGTCCAGGGTCGCCTCGAGGACCATCCCGGCGTCGCCCTACGCTTCTGGGACGTCGAGCACCTGAGCGCCCGGGTGAGCGACGTGTTGCTCTTCGAGACGCAGGACCTGTCGCAGTACCGGTCCCTCATCGAGGGCATCCGGGAGACGCTCTTCTGGGATCACTACTTCGACGTGCTCGAGATCCTGCCCGGGATCGAGAACGGCTACGCGGAGCACTACGAGGTCGCGCCCTTCGGCGCGGACCGGCGCCCCTAG
- the rpsO gene encoding 30S ribosomal protein S15, whose translation MIDHSKRLRTLECQGVIDLISAAKKAEIIAKHARGEGDTGSPEVQISLLTERITGLQEHFKTNAKDHHSRRGLLKIVSQRRRLLDYLRNKDVDRYRALIQELGLRR comes from the coding sequence ATGATCGACCACTCGAAGCGACTACGCACGCTCGAGTGCCAAGGAGTCATCGACTTGATCTCTGCAGCGAAGAAGGCCGAAATCATCGCCAAGCATGCGCGCGGCGAAGGCGACACGGGTTCTCCCGAGGTTCAGATCTCCCTCCTCACGGAGCGGATCACGGGTCTCCAGGAGCACTTCAAGACCAACGCGAAGGATCATCACTCCCGACGTGGTCTGCTCAAGATCGTGAGCCAGCGCCGCCGCCTGCTCGACTACCTCCGGAACAAGGACGTGGATCGCTACCGCGCCCTGATCCAGGAGCTCGGTCTCCGTCGCTGA
- the pnp gene encoding polyribonucleotide nucleotidyltransferase produces MPYWFEPTSVSVDVGGREMKIETGKIAKQAAGSVTVTFGDTVVLVTAVHSSPRPGIDFFPLTVDFVEKFAASGKIPGGFFKREGRLADREVLVSRFIDRSIRPLFADGYNDDTQVTATVLSYDPEYPADMCAFVGASAALSISEIPFLGPIGALRIGRIDGDWAINPVPEDLEESDLELIVAGNEKSIVMVEGGAQQLPEDEVLAALKHAHAEIQPIIAAISELQAKVGKEKLVMPEPEDKSALEKRIEDMAGDKLAEAFQIKEKKKRNDAVKAAEKEVKDQILEEFRNEPFEAKTLADFEARQGELKKLQGNVGNILHDFGGELMRERVMATGERIDGRASDEIRPIAVEVRPYPRPHGVALFTRGETQAVVTATLGSGFDEQTIDGMGGRWKKQFMLHYNFPPFSVGEARPLRGPGRREVGHGTLAERALSQVLPDHEEFPYTIRVVSETLESNGSSSMAAVCGSTLSLLDAGVPLKAPVAGIAMGLITDGKRTVILSDILGDEDHLGDMDFKVAGSREGITALQMDIKVTEIDWDIMEKALGQAKQGRLHILDCMDKDTSDSLNGLNSREELHEFAPRMETLQVKPDRIRDIIGPGGKVIRAIQETTGAKIDVDDSGSVSVFGPDGASVAQAMSMVEELTQEAEIGRIYLAKVKRIADFGAFAEIFPGTDGLIHISHLAEGRVDKVTDVLEEGDEVLAKCIDIDPSGRIRLSRKEALADQAAKEEDGE; encoded by the coding sequence ATGCCTTATTGGTTCGAACCTACGTCCGTGTCCGTCGATGTCGGCGGCCGCGAGATGAAGATCGAGACCGGCAAGATCGCCAAGCAGGCGGCCGGCTCGGTCACCGTCACCTTCGGTGACACCGTCGTCCTCGTGACGGCCGTCCATTCCTCCCCGCGACCGGGAATCGATTTCTTCCCGCTGACCGTCGACTTCGTCGAGAAGTTCGCCGCGTCGGGCAAGATCCCCGGTGGCTTCTTCAAGCGTGAAGGTCGACTTGCAGACAGAGAAGTACTCGTCTCGCGCTTTATCGATCGTTCGATCCGCCCGCTCTTCGCGGACGGCTACAACGACGACACGCAGGTCACGGCGACGGTCCTCTCCTACGACCCGGAGTACCCGGCCGACATGTGCGCCTTCGTCGGCGCCTCCGCCGCGCTGTCGATCTCGGAGATTCCCTTTCTCGGTCCGATCGGCGCCCTGCGCATCGGTCGGATCGACGGCGACTGGGCGATCAACCCCGTTCCCGAGGACCTCGAAGAGAGCGATCTCGAGCTGATCGTCGCGGGCAACGAGAAGTCGATCGTGATGGTCGAGGGCGGCGCCCAGCAGCTCCCCGAGGACGAGGTCCTCGCGGCGCTCAAGCACGCCCACGCCGAGATCCAGCCGATCATCGCCGCGATCTCCGAGCTCCAGGCCAAGGTCGGCAAGGAGAAGCTCGTGATGCCGGAGCCGGAGGACAAGTCCGCGCTCGAGAAGCGGATCGAGGACATGGCCGGCGACAAGCTCGCCGAGGCCTTCCAGATCAAGGAAAAGAAGAAGCGGAACGACGCGGTCAAGGCCGCCGAGAAGGAGGTCAAGGACCAGATTCTCGAGGAGTTCCGCAACGAGCCCTTCGAGGCCAAGACGCTGGCGGATTTCGAGGCGCGGCAGGGCGAGCTGAAGAAGCTCCAGGGCAACGTCGGGAACATCCTCCACGACTTCGGTGGCGAGCTCATGCGCGAGCGCGTGATGGCCACCGGCGAGCGGATCGACGGTCGCGCGAGCGACGAGATCCGGCCGATCGCGGTCGAGGTCCGGCCCTACCCGCGGCCGCACGGTGTCGCGCTCTTCACGCGCGGTGAGACCCAGGCGGTCGTGACGGCGACGCTGGGCTCGGGCTTCGACGAGCAGACGATCGACGGGATGGGGGGACGCTGGAAGAAGCAGTTCATGCTCCACTACAACTTCCCGCCTTTCTCTGTCGGAGAGGCGAGGCCTCTCCGAGGACCTGGTAGACGAGAGGTCGGGCATGGAACGCTCGCTGAGCGTGCTCTCTCGCAGGTCCTGCCCGATCACGAGGAGTTCCCCTACACGATTCGCGTCGTGTCGGAGACCCTCGAGTCGAACGGCTCGTCGTCGATGGCGGCGGTCTGCGGCTCGACGCTCTCGCTGCTCGATGCCGGTGTGCCGCTCAAGGCGCCGGTCGCGGGCATCGCGATGGGTCTCATCACGGACGGCAAGCGCACGGTGATCCTCTCGGACATCCTCGGCGACGAGGACCATCTCGGAGACATGGACTTCAAGGTCGCCGGCTCCCGCGAGGGCATCACGGCGCTCCAGATGGACATCAAGGTCACCGAGATCGACTGGGACATCATGGAGAAGGCGCTCGGTCAGGCGAAGCAGGGCCGGCTCCACATCCTGGACTGTATGGACAAGGACACGTCGGATTCGCTCAACGGGCTGAACAGCCGGGAAGAGCTCCACGAGTTCGCGCCGCGGATGGAGACGCTGCAGGTCAAGCCCGATCGCATCCGCGACATCATCGGCCCTGGCGGCAAGGTCATCCGCGCCATCCAGGAGACCACCGGTGCGAAGATCGACGTCGACGACTCGGGCAGCGTCTCGGTCTTCGGACCGGACGGAGCCAGCGTCGCGCAGGCGATGTCGATGGTCGAAGAGCTGACGCAGGAGGCCGAGATCGGTCGGATCTACCTCGCGAAGGTCAAGCGGATCGCCGACTTCGGTGCCTTCGCGGAGATCTTCCCCGGCACGGACGGCCTGATCCACATCAGCCATCTCGCCGAGGGCCGCGTGGACAAGGTCACCGACGTCCTGGAAGAGGGCGACGAGGTGCTCGCGAAGTGCATCGACATCGATCCCTCCGGCCGCATCCGGCTCTCCCGCAAGGAAGCGCTGGCGGACCAGGCGGCGAAGGAGGAAGACGGCGAGTAG
- the infB gene encoding translation initiation factor IF-2 codes for MAKIRAYKLAEELGIERNEFVEQAGTHGVELKNAMASLDEEQVELLTQQLGGGAKSKKNVDERRLEGKAGTTVVRRRRKKAPEPEPEPEVVEPEPVPEPVLEESVEAVPEPIAAEAEEPTEAIEPTEVQEPAATPEPVAAEADAAAAPPAGPTAPSGPAREAKPGPAPSDSGGPADKKGKQRKRVREVVNLQEQEQFARQITSRGPQQRRAPAPAQRPMINPRARRRDKLSPKPSPAAAASQARLVKVAGDISVGELAKQAGLKAPAIQGKLMALGIMVSVNQRIDFETVEKIAVEMGFEAQDVGFKEEEFLDTPQVPEGEAVEETGNEVTRPPVITVMGHVDHGKTSLLDAIRQTKVTEDEAGGITQHVGAYQVETGGQRLTFIDTPGHAAFTAMRARGAAVTDLVVLVIAATEGPMPQTVEAIEHAQAAGCPIVVAVNKCDLPDADPEKARQRLTEHNLVPEEFGGDVACVNVSAKTGDGLPELLEMLALQAEVLELKADPERRASGSVLEARLDKGRGAVATLIVQDGTLKKGDTIVVGTEWGRVRQMQNDEGKNVKTADPSTPVQITGLGGVPAAGAAFHVVENDRVAKQIVDHREDQARGQVAAPKPRMTLDEFYAQSEGEGAKELTVVLKADVQGTCEAAKDSLEKLSTDEVTLRVLSSSVGAITENDVNLASASETIILGYNVRPDPAARRLADSEGIEIRTYSIIMEMLDDVKAAMAGLLPNVVTEKMLGRAEILETFTIPKVGTIAGSRIVEGKAVRHAHCRVVRDGIQVYQGTVGSLRRFKDDVKEVINGMECGIGVSQYNDVKVGDVIEIFELEETPATL; via the coding sequence AGGCCGGCACTCACGGCGTCGAACTCAAGAACGCGATGGCCTCCCTCGACGAGGAGCAGGTCGAGCTTCTCACGCAGCAGCTCGGCGGCGGCGCGAAGTCGAAGAAGAACGTCGACGAGCGCCGACTCGAGGGGAAGGCGGGGACCACCGTCGTCCGTCGCCGCCGCAAGAAGGCGCCGGAACCGGAACCGGAGCCCGAAGTCGTCGAGCCGGAGCCGGTTCCCGAGCCCGTCCTCGAGGAGTCCGTCGAGGCGGTTCCCGAGCCGATCGCCGCCGAGGCCGAAGAACCCACCGAAGCAATCGAGCCGACCGAGGTCCAGGAGCCCGCGGCGACGCCGGAGCCCGTGGCGGCGGAGGCCGATGCGGCCGCAGCCCCGCCGGCTGGACCGACGGCACCTTCGGGCCCCGCCCGCGAGGCGAAGCCCGGTCCGGCCCCGAGCGACAGCGGCGGTCCGGCCGACAAGAAGGGCAAGCAGCGCAAGCGCGTGCGCGAGGTGGTGAACCTGCAGGAGCAGGAGCAGTTCGCGCGCCAGATCACGAGCCGCGGGCCCCAGCAGCGTCGCGCGCCCGCGCCGGCGCAGCGCCCGATGATCAACCCTCGGGCCCGACGTCGCGACAAGCTTTCGCCGAAGCCGTCTCCCGCGGCGGCGGCAAGCCAGGCCCGCCTGGTGAAGGTGGCGGGCGACATCAGCGTCGGCGAGCTGGCCAAGCAGGCCGGGCTCAAGGCGCCGGCCATCCAGGGCAAGCTCATGGCCCTCGGCATCATGGTCTCGGTCAATCAGCGGATCGACTTCGAGACCGTCGAGAAGATCGCCGTCGAGATGGGCTTCGAAGCCCAGGACGTGGGCTTCAAGGAAGAGGAATTCCTCGATACGCCCCAGGTGCCCGAAGGCGAAGCCGTCGAGGAGACGGGCAACGAGGTCACGCGCCCGCCGGTCATCACCGTCATGGGCCACGTCGACCACGGCAAGACGTCGCTGCTCGACGCCATCCGACAGACCAAGGTCACCGAGGACGAGGCCGGCGGCATCACCCAGCACGTGGGGGCCTATCAGGTCGAGACCGGCGGCCAGCGCCTCACCTTCATCGACACCCCCGGCCACGCCGCGTTCACCGCGATGCGCGCCCGGGGTGCGGCGGTGACGGATCTCGTGGTCCTCGTGATCGCAGCGACGGAAGGGCCGATGCCCCAGACCGTCGAGGCGATCGAGCACGCCCAGGCGGCGGGTTGCCCGATCGTGGTCGCGGTCAACAAATGCGATCTGCCGGACGCCGATCCCGAGAAGGCGCGTCAGCGACTCACGGAGCACAACCTCGTGCCCGAGGAGTTCGGTGGTGACGTGGCCTGCGTGAACGTTTCCGCGAAGACCGGCGACGGTCTGCCCGAGCTGCTCGAGATGCTCGCCCTCCAGGCAGAGGTGCTCGAGCTGAAGGCGGATCCGGAGCGACGCGCGAGCGGTTCGGTTCTCGAGGCGCGCCTCGACAAGGGCCGAGGCGCGGTCGCGACCCTGATCGTCCAGGACGGCACCCTGAAGAAGGGAGACACGATCGTCGTCGGGACGGAGTGGGGCCGCGTTCGACAGATGCAGAACGACGAGGGGAAGAACGTCAAGACGGCGGACCCGTCGACGCCGGTCCAGATCACGGGGCTCGGGGGCGTGCCGGCGGCCGGCGCGGCCTTCCACGTGGTCGAGAACGACCGCGTCGCCAAGCAGATCGTCGACCATCGCGAGGATCAGGCCCGTGGCCAGGTCGCGGCGCCGAAGCCGAGGATGACCCTCGACGAGTTCTACGCTCAGTCCGAAGGAGAGGGCGCCAAGGAACTCACCGTCGTCCTGAAGGCGGACGTGCAGGGCACCTGTGAAGCGGCGAAGGATTCCCTCGAGAAGCTCTCGACCGACGAGGTCACGCTTCGGGTCCTCTCCTCGAGCGTGGGCGCGATCACCGAGAACGACGTCAACCTCGCCTCGGCGAGTGAGACGATCATCCTCGGCTACAACGTGCGCCCCGATCCGGCGGCTCGGCGCCTCGCCGACTCCGAGGGGATCGAGATCCGCACGTACTCGATCATCATGGAGATGCTCGACGACGTGAAGGCGGCGATGGCCGGACTCCTGCCGAACGTCGTGACCGAGAAGATGCTCGGTCGCGCGGAGATCCTCGAGACCTTCACGATTCCGAAGGTCGGGACGATCGCGGGCTCCCGTATCGTCGAGGGCAAGGCCGTTCGGCACGCCCACTGCCGGGTCGTGCGCGATGGCATCCAGGTCTACCAGGGGACGGTCGGGTCGCTCCGCCGCTTCAAGGACGACGTCAAGGAAGTCATCAACGGCATGGAGTGCGGTATCGGGGTTTCTCAGTACAACGACGTCAAGGTCGGCGATGTGATTGAGATCTTCGAACTCGAGGAGACGCCCGCGACGCTCTAG
- a CDS encoding TetR/AcrR family transcriptional regulator has translation MSRRPDVKPRKRPRQRRARETERAILIAAERVLVEEGPAAFNTNRVAEVAGVSIGSLYQYFPNKAAILFRLHVVENATTFAAVSAALDREGPSAARRLRGAIRVFFETERAEAPLRTALELASAFDRDAAHYREVEQRGVDLVRRFLDEVRPAKRREPGHEARFVYLTVTSLAEAASVRASGPRALRRYADDCAGMIARHLALE, from the coding sequence ATGTCCCGACGACCGGACGTGAAGCCCCGCAAGCGCCCGCGCCAGCGACGCGCACGCGAGACCGAACGCGCGATCCTGATCGCCGCCGAGCGTGTCCTCGTGGAAGAGGGCCCGGCCGCGTTCAACACCAATCGCGTGGCGGAGGTCGCGGGCGTCAGCATCGGCTCCCTCTATCAATACTTCCCGAACAAGGCCGCGATCCTCTTCCGCCTGCACGTCGTCGAGAATGCGACCACCTTCGCCGCGGTCTCCGCGGCGCTCGACCGCGAAGGGCCGTCGGCGGCTCGGCGCCTGCGCGGGGCGATTCGCGTGTTCTTCGAGACCGAGCGGGCGGAGGCGCCCCTCCGAACGGCGCTCGAGCTGGCCTCGGCCTTCGATCGCGACGCCGCCCACTACCGGGAGGTCGAGCAGCGAGGCGTCGACCTGGTCCGGCGATTCCTCGACGAGGTGCGGCCCGCGAAGCGCCGGGAGCCCGGGCACGAGGCCCGTTTCGTCTACTTGACGGTCACGAGCCTGGCCGAGGCGGCGAGCGTACGCGCGAGCGGGCCGCGTGCGCTGCGTCGCTACGCCGACGACTGTGCAGGCATGATCGCGCGTCATCTGGCGCTCGAGTGA
- the rbfA gene encoding 30S ribosome-binding factor RbfA, with the protein MAEKVRVQRVAEQIRGELSQILRDEVRDPRLPLLTITRVKLAVDLGAATIFYSPLGEDPDEARAAELQDAMGSVTGFVRRSLSKRVKLRHTPELRWVLDDSIAEGSNTLELIRELDVTPGVDEED; encoded by the coding sequence GTGGCGGAGAAGGTCCGGGTACAGCGCGTGGCGGAGCAGATCCGCGGAGAGCTCTCGCAGATTCTGCGCGACGAGGTCCGTGATCCGCGGCTGCCCCTGCTCACGATCACGCGGGTGAAGCTCGCCGTCGACCTCGGTGCGGCGACGATCTTCTACAGCCCCCTCGGCGAGGATCCCGACGAAGCTCGCGCGGCGGAGCTGCAGGACGCGATGGGCAGCGTGACCGGCTTCGTTCGTCGCTCGCTCTCGAAGCGGGTGAAGCTCCGCCATACGCCGGAGCTGCGATGGGTCCTCGACGATTCCATCGCGGAAGGCAGCAACACCCTCGAGCTGATCCGTGAGCTCGACGTCACGCCCGGCGTCGACGAAGAAGACTGA
- a CDS encoding DUF503 domain-containing protein — protein MIVGVAVIEIHVEEAQSLKAKRGVVRSISQRLRNEFNVSVGEVGGQGTWQRATLGVSMTGSDEVGIRRALERAVGFVEDLHLAQVIACEVDTLRRPLDEEGPLPFGSEEAQAWDENLGGGTEEGED, from the coding sequence ATGATCGTAGGGGTTGCCGTCATCGAGATTCATGTGGAGGAGGCGCAGTCGCTGAAGGCGAAGCGGGGCGTCGTCCGGTCGATCTCGCAGCGGTTGCGGAACGAGTTCAACGTGTCGGTGGGCGAGGTCGGCGGGCAGGGGACCTGGCAGCGGGCGACGCTCGGGGTCTCGATGACCGGGAGCGACGAAGTGGGAATCCGGCGGGCGCTCGAGCGGGCGGTCGGGTTCGTCGAGGACCTGCATCTCGCGCAGGTGATCGCCTGCGAGGTCGACACGCTGCGGAGGCCGCTCGACGAAGAGGGGCCGCTGCCTTTCGGCAGCGAGGAAGCGCAGGCCTGGGACGAGAACCTGGGCGGCGGAACCGAAGAGGGAGAGGACTGA